One window of the Hoplias malabaricus isolate fHopMal1 chromosome Y, fHopMal1.hap1, whole genome shotgun sequence genome contains the following:
- the LOC136678709 gene encoding ephexin-1-like isoform X1, with translation MAMMALFRGKWGQKEPPTPKPPIALPVAQEEEEEDEEREPRELIRRNSRFYRSMRRKKLQASSLSPSSQLQSSSSSSNSPLMSSRGEVSRSPLSPRHQHRHPSPAGSSHGLLGDRAGGGAWCGLPVAMGDCRLRGEMEELSVRTSACSVQDQHTHTHSTDNNTQRLVQSRESRNTPENFSHCLNIINSVPFLYQEYRDTSEKQEVEERRQRDVRPAGGSRVMAGVTTSSGVMSPPALQLQLRNTTRNLSLWQNLEAVQNSGLLNTLNHKEIMIQEAMFELVTSEASYYKSLELLETHFLQNPLLINTLSQSDMHFLFSNIADIMKASERFLMDLEHRIEESLLISDVCDIVYHHAVQHFQVFISYVINQVYQEKNYRRILQENPVFRENMAVLENQPKVKGLSFTSFLILPFQRITRLKLLVQNILKKVEENSEREINAIKAHQELEKIVKECNEGARKMSRTEELISIEKTLEFKSKSVPVISHSRWLLKKGEVLQMSGPKSTRTMKSRKLYHPIYLFLFNNLLLITKRSSSSDKFQVLDSCSRSMLRTEDLDDQGQMLAFVFVLKLLENQEDRPVSYMLKTNSMSEKLRWIYALTPNRRTRFLSTSTHQADSPQVQCILSYCAQEPDELSVEMADVLHILEKTDDGWMLGERLHDGERGWLPVRIVEEILSSEIRLQNLRECQRIQLAQGGAQGGQGAGARAASRGRRTTKTPLYSPTRVVQSEQEF, from the exons ATGGCGATGATGGCTCTATTTCGGGGGAAGTGGGGGCAGAAAGAGCCACCCACCCCAAAGCCCCCTATAGCGCTCCCTGTGGcgcaggaggaagaggaggaggatgaggagcgAGAGCCACGAGAGTTAATCCGTCGCAACTCTAGGTTTTATCGCAgcatgagaagaaaaaaactgcAGGCTTCATctttatcaccatcatcacagCTACAAA gctcctcctcttcctcaaatTCTCCTTTGATGTCCAGTCGTGGTGAGGTCAGCAGGTCTCCGCTTTCTCCCCGACATCAGCATCGCCA TCCTTCCCCTGCAGGCTCCAGCCATGGGTTGCTAGGAGACAGGGCAGGAGGCGGAGCCTGGTGTGGGTTGCCAGTAGCGATGGGAGATTGCCGGCTCagaggagagatggaggagcTCAGTGTTCGGACCAGCGCCTGCAGTGTGCaggaccaacacacacacacacacagcacagacaacaacacacaaag gttagTGCAGAGCAGAGAGAGCAGAAACACACCGGAAAACTTCAGCCACTGTTTAAACATCATCAACAGTGTCC CATTCCTGTATCAGGAGTACCGGGACACATCAGAGAAGCAGGAGGTTGAAGAGCGACGGCAGAGGGACGTCAGGCCTGCGGGGGGGTCCAGGGTAATGGCGGGGGTCACAACAAGTTCAGGGGTCATGTCCCCCCCTGCCCTGCAGCTGCAGCTGAGGAACACAACGCGGAACCTCAGTCTGTGGCAGAACCTGGAAGCAGTGCAAAACAGTGGACTCCTCAACACCCTGAACCACAAGGAGATCATGATTCAGGAG gccaTGTTTGAGCTGGTGACATCTGAAGCATCATATTATAAAAGTCTGGAGCTGCTGGAGACACACTTCCTGCAGAACCCCCTCCTCATTAAcactctcagccaatcagacatGCACTTCCTGTTCTCCAACATTGCTGACATTATGAAGGCCAGCGAGAG GTTCCTGATGGACCTGGAGCACAGAATTGAGGAGTCTCTGCTCATCTCTGATGTGTGTGACATTGTTTACCATCATGCCGTTCAACACTTCCAAGTTTTTATCAGCTATGTCATCAACCAGGTTTACCAGGAGAAGAACTACCGCAGAatact acaGGAGAACCCAGTTTTTCGGGAGAACATGGCTGTTCTGGAGAATCAGCCAAAAGTTAAAGGCCTGTCCTTCACCTCTTTCCTGATTCTGCCATTTCAACGAATCACACGCCTCAAGCTGCTGGTACAG aATATTCTGAAGAAGGTGGAggaaaactcagagagagaaattaaCGCCATAAAAGCTCATCAGGAATTAGAgaag atTGTGAAGGAATGTAATGAAGGTGCAAGGAAAATGAGCCGCACTGAGGAGCTGATAAGCATCGAAAAAACGCTTGAGTTTAAATCAAAG TCAGTGCCGGTGATCTCTCACTCACGCTGGCTTCTGAAAAAGGGCGAGGTTCTGCAGATGTCAGGACCCAAGAGCACTAGGACCATGAAGAGCAGAAAGCTATACCATCCCATCTACCTCTTCCTCTTCAACAACCTCCTGCTCATCACCAAACGCAGCTCCAG TAGTGATAAATTCCAGGTTCTAGACTCGTGCAGTCGCTCCATGTTGAGGACGGAGGACCTAGATGACCAGGGACAGATGCTTGCATTTGTCTTTGTTCTCAAACTTctagagaaccaggaggacagaCCTGTCAGCTATATGCTAAAGACTAACAGCAt GAGTGAGAAACTAAGATGGATCTATGCGCTCACACCCAACCGCAGAACACGATTCCTATCAACAAGCACACACCAAGCAG actcTCCACAGGTTCAGTGTATTCTGTCATACTGTGCTCAGGAACCTGATGAGCTCTCTGTGGAGATGGCTGATGTTCTGCACATTCTTGAGAAAACTGACGATG GATGGATGCTGGGGGAGCGCCTCCATGATGGTGAGCGAGGCTGGTTGCCGGTTAGAATTGTGGAGGAGATCCTCAGCTCTGAGATCCGGCTCCAGAACCTCCGGGAATGCCAGAGGATCCAGCTTGCCCAAGGTGGGGCGCAGGGAGGGCAGGGGGCTGGAGCCAGAGCTGCCTCCAGGGGACGCCGTACCACCAAAACTCCTCTCTACAGTCCCACAAGGGTGGTCCAATCAGAGCAGGAGTTCTGA
- the LOC136678709 gene encoding ephexin-1-like isoform X2, which yields MAMMALFRGKWGQKEPPTPKPPIALPVAQEEEEEDEEREPRELIRRNSRFYRSMRRKKLQASSLSPSSQLQSSSSSSNSPLMSSRGEVSRSPLSPRHQHRHPSPAGSSHGLLGDRAGGGAWCGLPVAMGDCRLRGEMEELSVRTSACSVQDQHTHTHSTDNNTQRLVQSRESRNTPENFSHCLNIINSVPFLYQEYRDTSEKQEVEERRQRDVRPAGGSRVMAGVTTSSGVMSPPALQLQLRNTTRNLSLWQNLEAVQNSGLLNTLNHKEIMIQEAMFELVTSEASYYKSLELLETHFLQNPLLINTLSQSDMHFLFSNIADIMKASERFLMDLEHRIEESLLISDVCDIVYHHAVQHFQVFISYVINQVYQEKNYRRILQENPVFRENMAVLENQPKVKGLSFTSFLILPFQRITRLKLLVQNILKKVEENSEREINAIKAHQELEKIVKECNEGARKMSRTEELISIEKTLEFKSKSVPVISHSRWLLKKGEVLQMSGPKSTRTMKSRKLYHPIYLFLFNNLLLITKRSSSDKFQVLDSCSRSMLRTEDLDDQGQMLAFVFVLKLLENQEDRPVSYMLKTNSMSEKLRWIYALTPNRRTRFLSTSTHQADSPQVQCILSYCAQEPDELSVEMADVLHILEKTDDGWMLGERLHDGERGWLPVRIVEEILSSEIRLQNLRECQRIQLAQGGAQGGQGAGARAASRGRRTTKTPLYSPTRVVQSEQEF from the exons ATGGCGATGATGGCTCTATTTCGGGGGAAGTGGGGGCAGAAAGAGCCACCCACCCCAAAGCCCCCTATAGCGCTCCCTGTGGcgcaggaggaagaggaggaggatgaggagcgAGAGCCACGAGAGTTAATCCGTCGCAACTCTAGGTTTTATCGCAgcatgagaagaaaaaaactgcAGGCTTCATctttatcaccatcatcacagCTACAAA gctcctcctcttcctcaaatTCTCCTTTGATGTCCAGTCGTGGTGAGGTCAGCAGGTCTCCGCTTTCTCCCCGACATCAGCATCGCCA TCCTTCCCCTGCAGGCTCCAGCCATGGGTTGCTAGGAGACAGGGCAGGAGGCGGAGCCTGGTGTGGGTTGCCAGTAGCGATGGGAGATTGCCGGCTCagaggagagatggaggagcTCAGTGTTCGGACCAGCGCCTGCAGTGTGCaggaccaacacacacacacacacagcacagacaacaacacacaaag gttagTGCAGAGCAGAGAGAGCAGAAACACACCGGAAAACTTCAGCCACTGTTTAAACATCATCAACAGTGTCC CATTCCTGTATCAGGAGTACCGGGACACATCAGAGAAGCAGGAGGTTGAAGAGCGACGGCAGAGGGACGTCAGGCCTGCGGGGGGGTCCAGGGTAATGGCGGGGGTCACAACAAGTTCAGGGGTCATGTCCCCCCCTGCCCTGCAGCTGCAGCTGAGGAACACAACGCGGAACCTCAGTCTGTGGCAGAACCTGGAAGCAGTGCAAAACAGTGGACTCCTCAACACCCTGAACCACAAGGAGATCATGATTCAGGAG gccaTGTTTGAGCTGGTGACATCTGAAGCATCATATTATAAAAGTCTGGAGCTGCTGGAGACACACTTCCTGCAGAACCCCCTCCTCATTAAcactctcagccaatcagacatGCACTTCCTGTTCTCCAACATTGCTGACATTATGAAGGCCAGCGAGAG GTTCCTGATGGACCTGGAGCACAGAATTGAGGAGTCTCTGCTCATCTCTGATGTGTGTGACATTGTTTACCATCATGCCGTTCAACACTTCCAAGTTTTTATCAGCTATGTCATCAACCAGGTTTACCAGGAGAAGAACTACCGCAGAatact acaGGAGAACCCAGTTTTTCGGGAGAACATGGCTGTTCTGGAGAATCAGCCAAAAGTTAAAGGCCTGTCCTTCACCTCTTTCCTGATTCTGCCATTTCAACGAATCACACGCCTCAAGCTGCTGGTACAG aATATTCTGAAGAAGGTGGAggaaaactcagagagagaaattaaCGCCATAAAAGCTCATCAGGAATTAGAgaag atTGTGAAGGAATGTAATGAAGGTGCAAGGAAAATGAGCCGCACTGAGGAGCTGATAAGCATCGAAAAAACGCTTGAGTTTAAATCAAAG TCAGTGCCGGTGATCTCTCACTCACGCTGGCTTCTGAAAAAGGGCGAGGTTCTGCAGATGTCAGGACCCAAGAGCACTAGGACCATGAAGAGCAGAAAGCTATACCATCCCATCTACCTCTTCCTCTTCAACAACCTCCTGCTCATCACCAAACGCAGCTCCAG TGATAAATTCCAGGTTCTAGACTCGTGCAGTCGCTCCATGTTGAGGACGGAGGACCTAGATGACCAGGGACAGATGCTTGCATTTGTCTTTGTTCTCAAACTTctagagaaccaggaggacagaCCTGTCAGCTATATGCTAAAGACTAACAGCAt GAGTGAGAAACTAAGATGGATCTATGCGCTCACACCCAACCGCAGAACACGATTCCTATCAACAAGCACACACCAAGCAG actcTCCACAGGTTCAGTGTATTCTGTCATACTGTGCTCAGGAACCTGATGAGCTCTCTGTGGAGATGGCTGATGTTCTGCACATTCTTGAGAAAACTGACGATG GATGGATGCTGGGGGAGCGCCTCCATGATGGTGAGCGAGGCTGGTTGCCGGTTAGAATTGTGGAGGAGATCCTCAGCTCTGAGATCCGGCTCCAGAACCTCCGGGAATGCCAGAGGATCCAGCTTGCCCAAGGTGGGGCGCAGGGAGGGCAGGGGGCTGGAGCCAGAGCTGCCTCCAGGGGACGCCGTACCACCAAAACTCCTCTCTACAGTCCCACAAGGGTGGTCCAATCAGAGCAGGAGTTCTGA